The following are from one region of the Camelus dromedarius isolate mCamDro1 chromosome 34, mCamDro1.pat, whole genome shotgun sequence genome:
- the LOC116150183 gene encoding olfactory receptor 8B3 isoform X2 — protein MALGNDSSLTEFILLGLTQEPELQLPLFFIFLGIYMVTVVGNIGLIILIGLNPHLHTPMYYFLFNLSSIDLCYSSVITPKMLMSFANQHVISYAGCMAQLYFFSFFVIDECCILTSMAYDRYVAICKPLLYKVTMSHQVCLLLTVGSYAMGLVGAMAHTGCMLRLSFCDGNVINHYMCDIPPLLRLSCTSTYINELVVFIVVGINVIVPSLTISISYTLILSSILRIRSTEGRSKAFSTCSSHIIVVSLFFGSSAFMYLKPFPAGSLDQDKVTTVFYTIVGPMMNPFIYSLRNKDVQVALKKSLSSKKV, from the coding sequence ATGGCCTTAGGGAATGACTCTTCACTGACTGAGTTTATCCTGCTGGGTTTAACACAAGAGCCAGAACTCCAGCTGcccctctttttcattttcttgggaaTATATATGGTCACTGTGGTGGGAAACATTGGCTTGATTATTCTGATCGGTCTGAATCCTCACCTGCACACTCCCATGTATTACTTTCTTTTCAATCTTTCCTCCATTGACCTCTGCTACTCTTCTGTCATAACTCCCAAAATGCTGATGAGTTTTGCAAACCAGCACGTAATCTCTTATGCAGGGTGCATGGCTCAGctctatttcttctccttctttgttATTGATGAGTGCTGCATTTTGACATCAATGGCTTATGACCGAtatgtggccatctgtaagcccCTGCTTTACAAGGTCACCATGTCCCATCAGGTCTGCCTCCTGCTGACTGTGGGTTCATATGCGATGGGGCTTGTGGGCGCCATGGCCCACACTGGATGCATGCTGAGACTGTCCTTCTGTGATGGCAACGTCATCAATCATTACATGTGTGACATACCTCCTCTCCTTCGGCTCTCCTGCACCAGCACCTACATCAATGAGCTGGTGGTGTTCATCGTGGTGGGCATTAATGTCATAGTGCCCAGTCTCACCATCTCCATTTCTTACACCTTGATCCTCTCCAGCATCCTCCGCATCCGTTCTACAGAGGGCAGGTCCAAAGCCTTCAGTACCTGCAGCTCCCACATCATtgtggtttctcttttctttggatCATCAGCATTCATGTATCTTAAGCCTTTTCCTGCCGGGTCTCTGGATCAAGATAAAGTGACCACAGTGTTTTACACCATTGTGGGGCCAATGATGAATCCTTTCATCTACAGTTTGAGAAACAAAGATGTCCAAGTTGCCCTGA
- the LOC116150183 gene encoding olfactory receptor 8B3 isoform X1 produces MALGNDSSLTEFILLGLTQEPELQLPLFFIFLGIYMVTVVGNIGLIILIGLNPHLHTPMYYFLFNLSSIDLCYSSVITPKMLMSFANQHVISYAGCMAQLYFFSFFVIDECCILTSMAYDRYVAICKPLLYKVTMSHQVCLLLTVGSYAMGLVGAMAHTGCMLRLSFCDGNVINHYMCDIPPLLRLSCTSTYINELVVFIVVGINVIVPSLTISISYTLILSSILRIRSTEGRSKAFSTCSSHIIVVSLFFGSSAFMYLKPFPAGSLDQDKVTTVFYTIVGPMMNPFIYSLRNKDVQVALSKTLRKKLFC; encoded by the coding sequence ATGGCCTTAGGGAATGACTCTTCACTGACTGAGTTTATCCTGCTGGGTTTAACACAAGAGCCAGAACTCCAGCTGcccctctttttcattttcttgggaaTATATATGGTCACTGTGGTGGGAAACATTGGCTTGATTATTCTGATCGGTCTGAATCCTCACCTGCACACTCCCATGTATTACTTTCTTTTCAATCTTTCCTCCATTGACCTCTGCTACTCTTCTGTCATAACTCCCAAAATGCTGATGAGTTTTGCAAACCAGCACGTAATCTCTTATGCAGGGTGCATGGCTCAGctctatttcttctccttctttgttATTGATGAGTGCTGCATTTTGACATCAATGGCTTATGACCGAtatgtggccatctgtaagcccCTGCTTTACAAGGTCACCATGTCCCATCAGGTCTGCCTCCTGCTGACTGTGGGTTCATATGCGATGGGGCTTGTGGGCGCCATGGCCCACACTGGATGCATGCTGAGACTGTCCTTCTGTGATGGCAACGTCATCAATCATTACATGTGTGACATACCTCCTCTCCTTCGGCTCTCCTGCACCAGCACCTACATCAATGAGCTGGTGGTGTTCATCGTGGTGGGCATTAATGTCATAGTGCCCAGTCTCACCATCTCCATTTCTTACACCTTGATCCTCTCCAGCATCCTCCGCATCCGTTCTACAGAGGGCAGGTCCAAAGCCTTCAGTACCTGCAGCTCCCACATCATtgtggtttctcttttctttggatCATCAGCATTCATGTATCTTAAGCCTTTTCCTGCCGGGTCTCTGGATCAAGATAAAGTGACCACAGTGTTTTACACCATTGTGGGGCCAATGATGAATCCTTTCATCTACAGTTTGAGAAACAAAGATGTCCAAGTTGCCCTGAGTAAGACTTTGAGGAAAAAGTTGTTCTGCTAA